A region of Haliotis asinina isolate JCU_RB_2024 chromosome 7, JCU_Hal_asi_v2, whole genome shotgun sequence DNA encodes the following proteins:
- the LOC137291590 gene encoding uncharacterized protein, which yields MDENNALLIANLAVWPVIVATVLTLILYCCLRLASRCCFRKSKRHYMVQLKDYGMVNRNQDSRLHNNDDESKDKAIRDKTDQGENDTNNHYSNVANIDQLLRITSYSSEDDSLTDDMIMEDQQTDNLENIQNATDLETTIDPMYPSSKTTDGSDGHRHDTRTDQPLRPTPAPRLKNSSSSEQQTKERTSASTEVLLAQMADRFENRDKDDVFPSILATRTKTLPPSVSNASQDTKASFWPPPLPSTLPNWTRRGRETPRNALHMEKAGAEELHGDIGEKLMEKALNAKRKPTPPKTVSVMPPAKCPKERECQTISLRKNSINRRPTSLPPSVPNLEGKNHFETTECGLSGAEGGDAVSGEEPTTTYDEICDEQLHDADINHYDAIEEHLYDCIDDMPRCRRSAHRPALVRQMNVFKAEGFDDKELVNPFYARRLDRSFTRKMDRQEDNPYASLIVEDKTDPGSALPLSEQKTAIPAQPVNPRGGHRDPKHQVDAMAFKAEPFRNSLDSGYLTAIETRPYKARVSGYRKEISKERSARADQPGDEPINLKPDDTPLNEPCTHYVNGCVDVDKSSTSPLLVASGKEIKIGDGHYEDLSSDPFVERTKSSKPSVPPKPKPDKRYS from the exons atGGACGAGAATAATGCCCTCCTGATTGCAAATCTTGCTGTATGGCCAGTCATCGTGGCAACAGTGCTGACACTGATCTTATACTGTTGTTTGAG ATTGGCTTCTCGATGCTGTTTTCGAAAGTCGAAACGGCATTACATGGTGCAACTCAAGGATTATGGAATGGTAAACAGAAACCAAGACAGCAGATTACacaataatgatgatgaaagtAAAGACAAAGCGATACGGGACAAGACTGACCAAGGGGAAAATGATACAAACAACCATTACAGTAATGTAGCCAACATTGACCAACTGTTACGCATTACAAGCTATTCCTCTGAAGATGACAGTCTGACTGATGACATGATCATGGAAGATCAACAGACAGATAACTTGGAAAACATACAGAACGCCACTGACCTGGAAACTACAATAGACCCAATGTACCCCAGCTCTAAAACTACTGATGGAAGTGATGGCCATAGGCATGATACAAGGACAGATCAGCCCCTTCGACCCACTCCTGCTCCAAGGTTGAAAAACAGTTCCTCAAgcgaacaacaaacaaaagaacgCACCAGTGCGTCCACAGAAGTACTATTGGCCCAAATGGCAGATAGATTCGAGAACCGTGATAAGGACGACGTGTTTCCATCAATCCTTGCTACTCGTACAAAAACATTACCACCATCTGTATCTAATGCCTCTCAAGACACGAAAGCTTCTTTTTGGCCGCCACCTCTCCCATCGACGCTGCCAAACTGGACTCGAAGGGGCAGAGAGACTCCAAGAAATGCCTTACATATGGAGAAGGCAGGGGCTGAAGAACTGCATGGTGATATTGGAGAGAAACTTATGGAGAAAGCGTTGAATGCCAAGAGAAAACCAACACCACCGAAAACTGTATCGGTCATGCCACCAGCGAAGTGTCCAAAGGAGAGGGAATGCCAGACTATATCTCTCCGCAAAAACTCTATTAACAGAAGACCAACCTCACTTCCCCCATCAGTGCCAAACCTTGAAGGAAAGAATCATTTTGAGACTACAGAATGTGGCTTATCAGGCGCGGAGGGTGGAGATGCAGTCTCAGGAGAAGAGCCTACAACTACATACGATGAAATTTGCGATGAACAGTTACACGATGCTGACATAAATCATTATGACGCCATAGAAGAGCACTTGTATGACTGCATCGATGATATGCCGCGATGCAGACGCAGCGCTCACAGGCCAGCCCTAGTCAGACAGATGAATGTGTTTAAAGCTGAAGGATTTGATGATAAGGAATTAGTTAATCCTTTCTATGCAAGGAGACTGGATAGATCATTTACAAGAAAGATGGACCGCCAAGAAGATAACCCTTATGCCTCATTAATAGTAGAGGATAAGACTGATCCAGGAAGTGCATTGCCTCTGAGTGAGCAGAAAACAGCTATCCCAGCTCAACCAGTGAATCCTCGTGGTGGACATAGGGACCCAAAGCATCAGGTTGATGCGATGGCTTTTAAAGCAGAACCATTTCGAAATTCCTTGGATTCTGGTTATCTGACAGCTATTGAAACTCGTCCCTACAAAGCCCGTGTGTCTGGATACAGGAAAGAGATATCCAAAGAAAGGTCAGCTAGAGCTGATCAGCCTGGAGATGAACCAATCAATTTAAAACCTGACGACACACCACTGAATGAGCCATGTACCCACTACGTAAACggatgtgtggatgtagataaGTCATCGACAAGTCCACTATTAGTTGCCAGTGGAAAGGAAATCAAAATAGGGGATGGGCACTATGAGGATTTATCAAGCGACCCATTTGTAGAGAGGACTAAATCTTCGAAACCTTCCGTACCTCCTAAACCGAAACCCGACAAAAGGTATTCATAG